In one Shewanella loihica PV-4 genomic region, the following are encoded:
- the fabF gene encoding beta-ketoacyl-ACP synthase II has translation MSKRRVVVTGIGLVTPVGNTVEASWKALLAGQSGIAPITKFDASEFSTRFSGSVKDFDVEQYLPKKEARKMDLFIQYGMAAGIQAIQDAGLNMEVEDPTRVGTAIGAGMGGMPLIEAAHSALLKGGPRKISPFFVPSTIINMIAGHLSIKYGMTGPNFAVTTACTTGVHNIGFAARTIAYGDADVMIAGGAEDVTCPLAVGGFGSAKALSTRNEDPVAASRPWDKDRDGFVIGDGAGIMVMEEYEHAKARGATIYGELVGFGMSGDAFHMTSPPADGAGAALAMENAIKDAAIDKQLVGYINAHGTSTPAGDKAEASAVKSVFGDHAYNLLVSSTKSMTGHLLGAAGAVEAIITLLALRDQMIPPTINLDNPDEGCDLDFVPHTARSHAFDYALCNSFGFGGTNGSLLFKRGE, from the coding sequence GTGTCTAAACGTCGTGTAGTCGTCACAGGTATTGGTCTCGTGACCCCTGTGGGCAATACCGTAGAGGCGTCCTGGAAAGCCCTGCTTGCGGGACAGAGCGGTATCGCACCGATAACCAAATTTGATGCCAGCGAGTTCTCTACTCGTTTTAGCGGCTCGGTCAAAGATTTTGACGTAGAGCAGTACCTGCCAAAGAAAGAAGCCCGCAAGATGGATCTCTTCATCCAATACGGCATGGCGGCAGGTATCCAGGCGATCCAAGATGCCGGTTTGAATATGGAAGTGGAAGATCCCACCCGTGTTGGTACAGCCATCGGCGCCGGTATGGGCGGTATGCCGCTGATCGAGGCGGCCCACTCAGCCTTGCTAAAGGGCGGTCCACGCAAGATCTCGCCATTTTTCGTGCCGAGCACCATCATCAACATGATCGCTGGTCACCTGTCGATCAAGTACGGCATGACAGGCCCTAATTTCGCGGTTACCACCGCCTGTACCACGGGCGTACATAATATCGGCTTTGCCGCACGTACTATTGCTTACGGCGATGCCGACGTCATGATTGCCGGTGGCGCAGAAGATGTGACCTGTCCGTTGGCCGTCGGCGGCTTCGGTTCGGCCAAGGCACTGTCGACTCGTAACGAAGATCCTGTCGCCGCAAGTCGTCCTTGGGACAAAGACAGAGATGGTTTTGTCATAGGTGATGGCGCTGGCATCATGGTGATGGAAGAGTATGAGCACGCTAAGGCGCGCGGTGCGACCATCTATGGTGAGCTGGTTGGTTTTGGTATGAGCGGCGACGCCTTCCATATGACCTCGCCACCGGCCGATGGAGCTGGCGCTGCCCTGGCGATGGAAAATGCCATCAAAGATGCGGCTATCGACAAGCAGCTCGTGGGTTACATTAATGCCCATGGTACTTCTACGCCAGCAGGTGATAAGGCCGAGGCCTCTGCGGTGAAGAGTGTGTTTGGCGACCATGCCTACAACCTGCTGGTCAGCTCGACCAAGTCGATGACAGGCCACCTTCTCGGCGCGGCTGGTGCAGTCGAGGCGATCATCACCTTGCTTGCACTGCGCGATCAGATGATCCCGCCGACCATCAACCTGGATAATCCAGACGAAGGTTGCGATCTTGATTTCGTGCCCCATACGGCACGTAGTCACGCGTTCGATTACGCCCTGTGTAACTCGTTCGGCTTTGGTGGCACTAACGGTTCACTGCTGTTTAAACGTGGCGAGTAA
- the fabG gene encoding 3-oxoacyl-ACP reductase FabG, with product MSFNLDLTGKVALVTGASRGIGRAVAETLVEAGALVIGTATSERGAAAIQEYLGDKGHGLVLNVTDSESIDHLFASIKEKVGEVDILVNNAGITRDNLLMRMKEDEWTDIIDTNLTSLYRTSKQVLRAMMKKRSGRIINIGSVVGTMGNAGQTNYCAAKAGLIGFTKSLAREVASRQITVNAIAPGFIQTDMTDELTEEQQKGIMSQVPMERLGQPQEIANAVLFLASDSAAYITGETLHVNGGMYMV from the coding sequence ATGAGTTTCAATCTAGATTTAACCGGCAAGGTTGCCCTGGTAACTGGTGCTAGCCGTGGTATTGGCCGTGCGGTCGCCGAAACATTGGTTGAGGCCGGTGCGCTGGTTATCGGCACCGCGACCAGCGAGCGCGGCGCAGCTGCTATCCAGGAATATCTGGGTGATAAAGGTCATGGATTAGTATTAAATGTCACCGATAGTGAGTCAATTGACCATTTATTTGCCTCGATCAAAGAAAAAGTCGGTGAAGTTGATATTCTGGTAAACAATGCGGGTATCACGCGCGACAATCTCTTGATGCGTATGAAGGAAGATGAGTGGACGGACATCATAGATACCAACCTGACCTCTCTCTATCGCACCTCAAAGCAGGTGTTACGTGCAATGATGAAGAAGCGCAGTGGCCGTATTATTAACATTGGCTCTGTTGTAGGCACAATGGGCAATGCAGGTCAGACAAACTATTGCGCAGCTAAGGCTGGTTTGATTGGATTTACAAAATCTCTTGCAAGAGAGGTTGCATCTCGTCAAATAACAGTGAATGCTATTGCTCCTGGGTTTATCCAGACCGATATGACGGATGAGCTGACGGAAGAGCAGCAAAAAGGTATTATGTCACAAGTTCCTATGGAAAGACTGGGACAGCCGCAAGAGATTGCAAATGCTGTACTGTTTTTAGCATCGGATTCAGCGGCTTACATCACAGGGGAAACTCTGCATGTAAACGGCGGCATGTACATGGTTTAA
- a CDS encoding acyl-CoA thioesterase: protein MAGQDREITLRFLAEPADVNFGGKVHGGAVMKWIDLAAYACAAGWSGKYCITAYAGGIRFVKPIHVGNIVEVGAKVIYTGRTSMHLGIDVKAGDPKHPERHLTTHCIVIMVAVDDSGQPSPVPEWIPVTESDKVMRDSAIRLMEMRKKIGAEMEAHLKP, encoded by the coding sequence ATGGCGGGACAAGATAGAGAGATCACCCTGCGATTTTTGGCCGAGCCGGCCGATGTAAACTTTGGTGGCAAGGTCCATGGTGGCGCGGTCATGAAATGGATCGATTTAGCCGCCTATGCCTGCGCGGCGGGGTGGAGCGGTAAGTACTGCATCACCGCCTATGCAGGGGGGATACGTTTCGTCAAACCCATTCATGTGGGTAATATCGTCGAGGTGGGGGCCAAGGTGATCTATACAGGTCGCACCTCGATGCACCTGGGGATAGACGTGAAGGCGGGCGATCCCAAACATCCAGAGCGACATCTTACCACCCACTGTATCGTGATCATGGTGGCGGTGGACGATTCTGGTCAACCCTCCCCTGTGCCTGAATGGATCCCCGTTACCGAGTCGGACAAGGTGATGCGCGACTCTGCCATCCGCCTGATGGAGATGCGCAAGAAGATCGGCGCCGAGATGGAGGCCCACCTCAAGCCTTAG
- the acpP gene encoding acyl carrier protein translates to MSNIEERVKKIIIEQLGVKEEDVKPAASFVDDLGADSLDTVELVMALEEEFDTEIPDEEAEKITTVQAAIDYVSKNQ, encoded by the coding sequence ATGAGCAACATCGAAGAACGTGTAAAGAAAATCATTATCGAGCAACTGGGCGTTAAAGAAGAAGACGTAAAACCAGCAGCATCTTTCGTTGACGACCTAGGTGCAGATTCTCTGGACACCGTTGAGTTGGTAATGGCTCTAGAAGAAGAGTTTGACACTGAGATCCCTGATGAAGAAGCTGAAAAGATCACTACTGTTCAAGCAGCGATCGATTACGTTTCTAAGAATCAGTAA